DNA from Gammaproteobacteria bacterium:
TTAATGGGCTTGAGTTCGATAGCTCATATAGCCGAAATGAGCCGGCCACATTTCCGGTTAATCGCGTGATTCCAGGTTGGACCGCTATACTGCAAATGATGCCAGTGGGCTCGCACTATCAGGTCACCATCCCTTCTGAATTGGCATACGGTGAACGCGGCGCGCCACCGATGATTGGACCAAATGCGGTGCTGGTTTTTGATATAGAATTGCTGAATATTGAAAAATAGCATATCAGGAGTATGAAATGAGTTACCAAAATTCAGAAATCACTAAAAAAGCCAATATTTATGATGGCGGAAGAGTGACCAGTCGCCGAGTGGTTACATCAGATGGTGAGGTGGTTACACTGGGCATTATGCAGCTTGGCGGCTATCACTTTGCCACTGAAGCGGCAGAGGTGATGGAGCTGTTGCAGGGCGCTTGCCGCGTCAAGCTGGCGGACAGTGAGGAGTGGGTGACCTATAAAGCCGGTCAGCGTTTTGATGTGGCCGCTAACTCATCATTTGACATAGAAATAACCGAGTTGCTCGATTACATCTGTCACTACGTTTGATCATTGGGCACCCTAATAAACCGATATTTTTTACCGATGGATCGTTTGGAATTGAAGTCTGGCTGCCGTGTTAACGGCTAAGTGGAGAACTGTTTTGGCTGTACGAATATTGTTTGCTGTGGCGCTACTCTCGCTCTGTTTTACGCAGGTGATTGCCAGTGAAATGAAAGAGAGAAAGATTCTTGAGGCGCTGCAATTACTGGGTATCGATAACCACTTCAGTGAACTGCACAGCACCATGGTGCGCGGCTTGAATCAACGCCGCCTTGAAGGGGTCGCTTCCGGCGCACACGACTATGACGAGTTGGAGGGTTTTATTGATCGCTACTTTGCCCCGCAGCTGCTGACCCGAAAACTCGCGACACAGCTGGTTGATAGCTACGATGCAAACCGTTTTGAACTGCTGATTTCGAGCCTGCGCTCAGAGCAGATTCAGAGAGTGCGTACGCAGGTTGAACAGGTTGCTGCTGCCGAAAATATGGCGGCATTGCGTGCCTACGCTAAAGAGTATCCATCAGCACCCTTGAGCCGACAAAAAACCTACATTATTGATGGGCTGGACCGCGCCAGTGCCGGAAATGAGCTCTATGCCGGTGTACAGGCACTGGCCACATTAACCATGTTGCGACTGCAAGAGGTACAGCAAGGCGTGCCCGCACAGTTTTCAGAAGAGCTTCTACTGCAACAGCTCTATACTGATTACCTTGAAAGTGGCCGATACACCACAGAGATGATCTATCGCTCAGCACTAGGCGATATGAGTGCCGAAGAGCTGCAACTCTCACTTCGAGTTTACCGCAGCACCGTGGTACAGTGGTTTTTAGGCGCAGCGGTTGAGCACTTCACAACGGTTGCTGCCGCGCAAAGAGAGCAACTCCTAAAGGCAGTCGGCAAGGTGGAAAAACCATCCGCCGCATAATAACAGGATGAAAATCTGTTTTGGCGAGTCGTTGAGTTGTTAACCGTCTCAGGAGGTGGTCGTGGATTTTTCGGATCTTTCAATAGTCGTCGTTGAGCCTTCACGCACCCAGGGGCGCATCATAGGAAAAAACCTTTTAGACGAAGGGGTCGCCCATTACAAATGGTTCTCCAGTGGTGAAGCCGCATTATCCGCGCTGCCCCGGTTACTGCCCGACCTGGTCGTAAGTGCCCTCTACCTCCCCGACATGACCGGAGTTGAACTGGTCCATGCCATTCGCAAAAACGAACGCTTTGAACAGATCATGTTCATGCTGATCTCCAGCGAGACAGATGAACAGGCACTCGATCCCATTCGTCAGGCGGGTGTCGTGGCCATTCTGCCCAAACCATTCGAATCAAAAGACCTGCACCGCGCCCTGGCCGCCACAATGGATTTTGTAGAGCCAGCGTCTCAAGTCAATGATGAGTTCTTTGAAGACCTGCGCGTACTGCTGGTGGATGACAGCAATATCTCTCGCAGCATGCTGCGGCGTATTCTGAATAGCTTGGGTATTGAAAGTATTGTAGAAGCAACCAATGGCTCAGAAGCCGTCACCGCACTGGAAAGCGGTTATTTTGACTTGGTGATTACCGACTTCAACATGCCCGAGATGGATGGACAGGCGCTGGTACGTTACGTGCGTTCATCCGATACCCTGAGCAGCATCCCGGTGTTAATGGTCACCGGCGAACATGACGAACAGCGCCTAGCCGCCGTACACCAAGAAGGCATCTCCGCCGTCTGTGATAAACCCTTCCAGCCCGCCTCATTCTCCGCACTGCTGCGCAGTCTTATTGAGTAATTTTTAAAAATATCTATCCCGCCACTCTCTCGTCAAATGCTTTAGCGCCTAACCAATGGGCAAGGTGCTAACCACTTGCAAAAGACCTAAGGTGTATTTTGCATCTCTTCTCACTCATTACCTCCTCAGTCAATGTACGGTTTTATGAGGCCGTTGCAAGCCGCTTAAAGTCACCCCACCGTATAGCAAAGCACAAAAACGCTACGTGTGGTGTAGTGATGATCCGGGGGGTAGGGTGGTTGCATTCGTTGTTGTTCGTGGTTGTTTGTGGTATAAAGAGCGCCGCTAATAGCGCAATATGTTTTTGGTGGATGATTCACCAGAAATTTACTTAAAAATACTCACATAAACCGTCACATTTTCTTGGGTGCCTTTTGATATTGAGGTTGGGAGATGGGGTTTATGGAGGTCTAACCCATAATTTAGGAGATTTTCGTGAGCAATACTACAATGCGTCAAATGCTGGAGGCCGGTGTTCACTTCGGTCATCAAACCCGTTACTGGAATCCAAAGATGGATGAGTTCATCTTTGGTGCGCGTAACAAGATCCATATCATCAATCTGGAAAAAACACTGCCCCTCTATAAAGATGCAATGAGCTACATTGGCGGTATTGCGGCTAAAGGTGGCAAGGTTCTGTTGGTAGGCACCAAGCGTGCAGCCCGTGATGTGATCAAGGAGCAAGCTGAGGCTTGTGGTATGCCATACGTTAACCAACGCTGGTTAGGCGGTATGCTGACTAACTTCCAGACGGTTAAGCAGTCAATCAAACGCTTGAAAGAGCTGGAAGCGCAGCGTCAGGATGGAACCTTTGAACGCTTGACCAAAAAAGAGGCGTTGATGCGTACCCGTGAGCTTGAGAAGCTGGATCGTAGCCTGGGTGGTATTAAGGATATGGGCGGTTTGCCGGCAGCTATCTTTGTGGTTGATGCAGGTCATGAGAAAATTGCTATCTGTGAGGCTAAGAAGCTGGGCATTCCCGTGGTCAGTATCGTTGATACCAATACCGACCCTAGAGGCATTGATTATATCATTCCGGGTAATGATGACGCGATGCGTGCTATCAAGCTGTATGTTGAGGGTGTTGCTGAGGCCGTCTCTAATGCGCGCACTGCATCAACCGTTGCAGGTGTCGCATCGGATGAGTTTATAGAGGTTGAAGCGAAGACTGAAGCGAAAGTTGAAGTCAAAGTTAAGACTGAAGCTAAGACTGAAGAGGCCAAGTCAGCTTAGGCGAACGACGACTATTTGTCGATAGAAGGGGGCGTAGCCCCCTTTTTTTGAAATTTTTTCCACACCTGCAGCAGCGGGTATGCGTAATATCTATTATAGAGGGTTTTCAAATGAGCATTACTGCGTCAATGGTTAAAGAGCTGCGTGAGCGCACTGGCTCAGGCATGATGGAGTGCAAAAAAGCCTTGGTTGAGACCAGTGGTGATATTGAACAAGCGATTGAGAACATGCGTAAAAATGGCATGGCCAAAGCAGATAAAAAGGCGGATCGTGTGGCTGCCGAAGGGCTGATTGGCGTGCAGGCAAATGCAGATGCCAGCGTAGTGGCGATGGTTGAGGTGAATTCTGAAACTGACTTTGTCGCTAAGAATGAAGACTTTTTAGCCTTTACTCGCAATGTGGCTGAGTTGGCACTCAATAATGAGGTGGCTAATGCAGAGGCACTACTGGCGACTGGCATGGGTGATGGCACAGTTGATGATGCGCGCAGAGGCTTGATTGCGACCATTGGTGAAAATATTACGGTACGGCGTGTGGCAAAAGTATCTGCACCGGTTGTGGGTGCTTATCAGCACGGTACTCGTATTGCTGTATTGGTTGGTATGGAAGGTGGCAGTGCCGAGTTGGCGCGTGATGTTGCGATGCACATTGCCGCAAGCAAGCCGGTTTGTGTTGATGAAAGTGGTGTTGATGCCTCTCTGATTGAAAAAGAGAAAGCAATCTTTACTGCGCAGGCGCAAGAGTCAGGTAAGCCCGCTGAGATTATCGAAAAGATGATTGGTGGTCGTATCAATAAACTGTTGAAAGAGATTACTTTGTTGGGCCAGCCTTTTGTTAAGAACCCCGATCAAACGGTTGCGCAGTTGCTGAAAGAGGCGGGTGCCACGGTGACCTGTTTTACACGTTTTGAAGTGGGTGAAGGTGTTGAGAAAGCAGAGGCGGATTTCGCAGCAGAGGTTATGGCTCAAGCAAAAGGAGCTTAATGAAAATGGCAGAGCAAGCGGGCAAGAGAGGATATAAGCGCGTATTACTCAAGTTGAGTGGTGAGGCGCTAATGGGCGGGCAGGAGTTTGGTGTTGATCCTGTCGTCATAAAACGTGTTGCGGAAGAGGTGGCCGAACTGCATGAGACTGGCGTGGAGCTGGGGCTTGTTGTGGGGGGGGGTAATATTTTTCGCGGCATTAGCTTGTCCGCAAGTGGTATGGATCGATCGACCGCTGACTACATGGGAATGCTGGCAACTGTGATGAATGCCCTTTCTTTACAGGATGCTGTTGAACGTGCCGGTGTTGATTGTCGGGTGATGTCGGCTCTGCCTATTAACCAGGTTTGTGAAGAGTATATTCGTCGTCGTGCGGTTCGCCACATGGAAAAAGGGCGGGTGGTGATTTTTGCTGCGGGTACCGGTAACCCCTTTTTCACCACCGACTCGGCGGCCAGTCTGCGAGGTATCGAAATTGGTGCTGAGGTGGTGCTGAAAGCGACCAAGGTAGACGGGGTTTATAGTAGTGACCCAGTGAAAGACCCCTCTGCGACGCGATACAGCAAATTAAGTTACGATGAAGTGTTAAATAAGAACTTAAAAGTAATGGATGCAACGGCCATTGCACTGTGCCGTGATTATAATATGCCGTTACGTATTTTTGATATGAATAAGCCGGGTGCGCTGATGCGAATTATCGC
Protein-coding regions in this window:
- the pyrH gene encoding UMP kinase → MAEQAGKRGYKRVLLKLSGEALMGGQEFGVDPVVIKRVAEEVAELHETGVELGLVVGGGNIFRGISLSASGMDRSTADYMGMLATVMNALSLQDAVERAGVDCRVMSALPINQVCEEYIRRRAVRHMEKGRVVIFAAGTGNPFFTTDSAASLRGIEIGAEVVLKATKVDGVYSSDPVKDPSATRYSKLSYDEVLNKNLKVMDATAIALCRDYNMPLRIFDMNKPGALMRIIAGENEGTLVYQGENND
- the rpsB gene encoding 30S ribosomal protein S2, yielding MSNTTMRQMLEAGVHFGHQTRYWNPKMDEFIFGARNKIHIINLEKTLPLYKDAMSYIGGIAAKGGKVLLVGTKRAARDVIKEQAEACGMPYVNQRWLGGMLTNFQTVKQSIKRLKELEAQRQDGTFERLTKKEALMRTRELEKLDRSLGGIKDMGGLPAAIFVVDAGHEKIAICEAKKLGIPVVSIVDTNTDPRGIDYIIPGNDDAMRAIKLYVEGVAEAVSNARTASTVAGVASDEFIEVEAKTEAKVEVKVKTEAKTEEAKSA
- a CDS encoding pyrimidine/purine nucleoside phosphorylase, translated to MSYQNSEITKKANIYDGGRVTSRRVVTSDGEVVTLGIMQLGGYHFATEAAEVMELLQGACRVKLADSEEWVTYKAGQRFDVAANSSFDIEITELLDYICHYV
- the tsf gene encoding translation elongation factor Ts, encoding MSITASMVKELRERTGSGMMECKKALVETSGDIEQAIENMRKNGMAKADKKADRVAAEGLIGVQANADASVVAMVEVNSETDFVAKNEDFLAFTRNVAELALNNEVANAEALLATGMGDGTVDDARRGLIATIGENITVRRVAKVSAPVVGAYQHGTRIAVLVGMEGGSAELARDVAMHIAASKPVCVDESGVDASLIEKEKAIFTAQAQESGKPAEIIEKMIGGRINKLLKEITLLGQPFVKNPDQTVAQLLKEAGATVTCFTRFEVGEGVEKAEADFAAEVMAQAKGA
- a CDS encoding response regulator; this encodes MDFSDLSIVVVEPSRTQGRIIGKNLLDEGVAHYKWFSSGEAALSALPRLLPDLVVSALYLPDMTGVELVHAIRKNERFEQIMFMLISSETDEQALDPIRQAGVVAILPKPFESKDLHRALAATMDFVEPASQVNDEFFEDLRVLLVDDSNISRSMLRRILNSLGIESIVEATNGSEAVTALESGYFDLVITDFNMPEMDGQALVRYVRSSDTLSSIPVLMVTGEHDEQRLAAVHQEGISAVCDKPFQPASFSALLRSLIE